A single region of the Prevotella sp. HUN102 genome encodes:
- a CDS encoding aminoacyl-histidine dipeptidase, producing the protein MENIQLKPARVFEQFAKINEIPRPSKHEEKMIEYLVEFGKSRNLDTKVDKTGNVLISKPATKGMENVPTVVIQSHMDMVCDKLVDYEIDFFNDPIITYVEGEWLTAKGTTLGADDGIGCAYELAILDSDDIEHGPIECLFTVDEETGLTGAEGIEPGFMTGKYLINLDSEDEGQLFVSCAGGITTNAKFKFEREEAPANFFFMEASLKGLIGGHSGDDINKKRANAIKIMARFLYIIQEKMDLRLAQWNSGKMDNAIPRDGKIVFAIPNDKKEEVKAEWNIFTKGVEDEYHVSDPNMVWGLESTDVQKVMNKNVSRNLILAMQAIDNGPVANCQDEVLAYLVETSSNVAVVQSSENEVKVVASQRSSVMSNLKNMANTVKACLELAGAEVIQGGAYPGWKMNPNSKLVEVAVEEYKKLFDKEPQVLGIHAGLECGLFSEKYPDLDMVSFGPTLRFVHTPEERLHIPSAQMVWDHLLAVLKNIK; encoded by the coding sequence ATGGAAAACATTCAATTAAAGCCCGCTCGTGTATTCGAGCAATTTGCTAAAATCAATGAAATTCCTCGTCCATCAAAGCACGAGGAAAAAATGATTGAGTATTTGGTAGAATTCGGCAAGAGCCGCAATCTCGATACAAAGGTAGACAAAACCGGTAACGTGCTTATCAGCAAACCTGCCACAAAAGGTATGGAGAACGTACCGACGGTGGTAATTCAGAGCCATATGGATATGGTTTGCGACAAGTTGGTGGATTATGAAATAGATTTCTTCAATGATCCTATCATCACTTACGTTGAAGGAGAATGGCTCACTGCCAAGGGTACAACACTCGGTGCCGACGATGGTATTGGCTGCGCATACGAGTTGGCAATCCTTGATTCTGACGACATTGAGCACGGACCTATCGAATGTCTGTTTACCGTTGATGAGGAAACAGGTCTGACAGGCGCAGAAGGTATCGAACCGGGATTTATGACTGGTAAGTATCTTATCAATCTTGATTCCGAAGATGAAGGTCAATTATTCGTGAGTTGTGCAGGTGGTATCACTACAAATGCCAAATTCAAATTTGAACGCGAGGAAGCTCCGGCAAACTTCTTCTTTATGGAAGCCAGTCTGAAGGGACTCATCGGTGGGCACTCCGGCGATGATATCAACAAGAAGCGCGCTAATGCCATCAAGATTATGGCTCGTTTCCTCTACATCATTCAAGAGAAGATGGACCTTCGTTTGGCACAGTGGAATTCCGGAAAGATGGACAACGCAATTCCTCGCGACGGCAAGATTGTCTTTGCCATTCCCAACGATAAGAAAGAAGAGGTAAAGGCAGAATGGAACATCTTCACAAAGGGTGTAGAAGACGAATATCACGTATCTGACCCTAATATGGTGTGGGGATTGGAAAGTACTGATGTTCAGAAGGTAATGAATAAGAACGTGAGCCGAAATCTTATCTTGGCTATGCAGGCTATCGACAACGGACCAGTTGCCAACTGTCAGGACGAAGTGCTTGCCTATCTCGTGGAAACATCAAGCAACGTGGCCGTGGTTCAGAGTTCGGAAAACGAAGTAAAGGTTGTGGCTTCTCAGCGTTCAAGCGTGATGAGCAATCTCAAGAATATGGCCAATACCGTAAAGGCTTGCTTGGAACTTGCAGGAGCTGAAGTGATTCAAGGCGGTGCCTATCCGGGTTGGAAAATGAATCCAAACTCTAAGCTCGTAGAAGTTGCTGTTGAGGAATATAAGAAACTCTTTGATAAAGAACCACAGGTACTTGGTATTCACGCAGGCCTTGAGTGTGGTCTGTTCTCAGAGAA